The region AACCACAATATCAATCATTTTTTATGGAACAGATAATATAcccaatagtaaaaaaaaagagagttagATTTGTTACTATCAATGATCTAGGCCTTTCAAACAAAATATTACTAAATTTAAAATTAGGCATAAGATTATAATCAACCCTGTCCTAAAACAACCAGGATCTCCTGGAaagcaaacatttaaataaaatgaaaaaaaaaacacccagcaCCAAACCACGCATCTGTATAAGCAAAAGGACAAGCAAAGGCCCAATGGCCCTCCGACGTCGGCGttgtgggaggtgagctgagctaCCCGATTCTGCTCTCAAAGAGACCCAAGGAAAGCAGGTAACGCCAGCACTTTGGAAGAAAGGGCTTAGTGCAATAATGCAGCATGGATGGCAGTGTTAGCAGCAGAAACAGATGGATTTTTCAAAGCGTTCTTCCATTAGCTCTAGGCGGGAACGACATCCTCTAGGAGTCATCTTCCTGCACTTGTAACACTCGACATCTACCGTCCGGATTCTTGATAAGACACATCTGCACAGAAGGCATTTGTAGTTGCTGGTTCTCATACCTTTCTCAGGCAGACGACAATAAATAACAGGGCAAAACAAATGACTTttataaaaaaatctaacagatacCGCTCAAGGTTTCAATACCAATGCACACAGCAGATGAAAAATCACAAATACTTACTCCATTGAGCAAAACCTATCTAGGGAATCTAAAATACAGGAGAGAAGAAGAACCAGAAGGCCTCACAAGgaaccacacacaaaaaaaattctcAGTGAAAAAAGGCCAAGACTGTGAACATCTGTAGAAAATCTGGAACGAGAGGGTCCTTCATGATGTCTTAAGTGGGGCAGCAAATACATGCTTAATGGAACacgtcaaagcttctagaaactttataGTAAACTTCACCAGCTAGTCTCTGAGATAACATTACCCACCAGTAAACACTACTACATCCTGCTCATCCTCAGAGAGAAAACTTTATGCAATACACATTTTTCCCATGCATACAGAATAGAAAACTCCatagtattttcaaaacagctttTCCCTATCTGCAAGGTGCATTGCCAGCCTGTGACTAGCTGCCACCAAAGGGACCCACCAGGATTTTCTTCAGTCCAGATCATTCAGAATCACGATCAATCATATGTCCATTACCCACCTTTCCTAACTGTCCTCTATACATGTATCCTTCACATTAACTGCATGACAACATGAACTCTGGCTGCTGAGGACACAGCTAGTCTCTTTTATAATCTTATTGCTAAGACCCAGAGTCCAAGAAGTGCTAAGATGCACTAAATATTCCATTTTCTTCATCTCTCAAGTAGATGAGTAGAGACAACGCTACTTCTGAAGGCTCAGACTGACCTGCACAAAAATATTCTTATACACTACCTATGCACCACGCTTACCACAAGACCATCAAACCAAAAGGGTCATCCTTTATTCTACGACAGGCCGTTAATGCATCACGgcggtattattctaattaggggaaggggagagcgTGGGCGGGGTTCTCTCCCAGCagcactgcgggcgataatgttctTCACATTAATCGCCAGCAGcaccgcaggaaataactacaccttttcctgtggcaCCATGGGGGTGATAGTGGTGCAGCACAGCCGCACCACCTGATGCGCCCAGCAGAATGATGAAACTAGGGGCaagtaaaatatttttgtagCCCTGCTAGGTTATTTGAATCTTTCCACCAATTCTTCAATCCTTCTGTCCAATGCCATATGTTGCACCTTTGCCCTCTTTCCTTAAATGTCTTTCGTTATTCCATCTCAGATCTGCGATACTAGTAAGTCTTTTAAACAAACCGTTACCCTTTCTCAGGTATTGTGCCAGGCTTTACTGGTTCTTGATTGATTATTCTAGGTTTTCTTCAAAGTATGATATGCTATTCAAAAGATGACATCGTGCTTGCTAATCTTTACCCTTAGGAGCCAGAAAATGTCCAATGGGACTGAAGACAGCAAATCTGGTAGAAACCACGTTTTCAGATATCTTCTCTTAATCTTCACTGGGTCCATAACAAATATCTGCTGAGAAAGGAAAGCAACATTAATATGCACTGGATGTGTGTCACTTAATTCACTTTCTAATCAAATCCTTttcctttctaaataaataaagccaataTTTATCAGGGTGATCTGCTAAATTCAAACCAGCATTTGCAActaaaacatgcaaaaaaaaactgaagctcTTCAGATTTAGAATTAGATGACTTCACTATATTCAATCCAACTGCCTGCACTGATACagaagtccatgggtacttttcaGCCGGGTTTTGCacaaataatcaaagcaaaagtaagCACATAGTATTACTTTTCTTATTGCCCTGGAataaaaaagtacccacagatatTTGCACCTTTTCTTTCTGTAAGTACTTTCCCCCCTTGAAAAcactttgcacctccaccatctgctggagacagagaaatactgagggactgcaggtggcaccttggtttatgtggcagtgtcagtaaacctctctctgtctccatctgctggacgggaggcaaaacccaggagtctggactgatgcgGATACGTACAAGGAACCCAGAATGCCttcacacactgaaggcagagaaCTACTATAAGAGTTCCAGCTATCCTAGAATAAATagtgaccaaaaaaaaaacaaacgacaTCTGCCTCCAACTGCTGGTAAAAGAGTGAAATCCCAGGAATCCAGACTTGTCTGCAGAACGAAAAGGAAATCACAAGACAACACTTCTTAATTCCTTCTCTGATATGTCTTGTTCAACAGAAAAGCAAACCATTGAGATTCATACTTTCTTACAACACTATTGTAGATCTGAAGTATACAAACTACAAGcctccccccagccagtcgtGTTTCCAGtatctctctaatgaatatgcatgagatatatttgcatatactacCTTCTATGTATGCAAATACTTCACATGCAAAATAAGGGGATGTACTAGAATTGGATTTTCTGGACATCAAAAACTTTAACTATCTTGAGAGACAACGCTGCAAAGTGCCACCTAATGACATTATCCatgaagcatggctaattcagcctgcttattgacagaaaaaaagacaatacaaGATCTTCAGCAGACAACACGCAAGTTGTTTTAAACAGTCATCTAAAAGTGCATAGCTTTATTTAGTAATACTGTACATACTTACTGCAAGATAATTACCTGTCTAGAAAAGCTCATATTAAAATGCTGCTTTAAAGTCTGCATAGTACTTGAAAAACACAATGTATCTGACAACAGGAAGATTCAATGGTCTGCCGGTTCTACACCACAGCAAGCCACTGGTATATATAATCAGAACAAATGCCACCTTAGTTGATGTTAGACAAGAGATCAAGATATGAATAATCATGAAAACAACTCTGCTCTCACCCTATGACAGGAATGAAACAAGATGTAAATCATGAATTACTGCTACTTTAAAGTAGCAGTAATATTTTCTACAGTAAACCCAATGCAAATTAGCcacaaaaatacattaaaaatggtCTAATCCAGTTGAATAGTTCTTACCTGATCTTCAGAAAACATGCCCAATTTAAAGTTTACAAAAATGTCAATTAGAAAGAAAACGTCTGTGAGTGTGTTGATAGCAATCCAGGCATTGAAGTGATTTGATTCATCTTGAAAGGCCATAGTAACAGGAGTGATGAAAAGACTCAGTATAGTCACGATAATCATAAAGATAACATAGTAAAGCCTGCAAAGGTACATAAAAAATAAGTAAGGGTTGACATGGTGGCTCAGTGGCATAGAGTAGGAGACTGGAGATTGATTCCCATGCTTGGCTTCGGTTCCTCCAACTGGTTGAGGCTACGAGTCCCAGCCATCACGCAATAGCAACATCTGCCAACCAAGCTTATCGATTCACACAGGGACCCACAGACTGTCACAGTGACTTCTTCCTCCAGTTTTATTGGGAGGATCACACTTTTTCCCCTTCTACAAAAGACGAATTATTTAAATGGCAGAATATCTGGATATGTTCatggtgctccccccccccccccccccccccacacacacacacatactgcaggGGTGTTAAAGCATATAGAAAACCTGAACAACAGTCAAAGTTTTAGGAGCTATGGCAAAAATGTAGTTTTTCTTTACAAGGAGTTATGTTttgctctttttcctcttttgtcTATTCcaaaatttctttttatttttgcagatgactggaaggctcatctgcatactgctcccagcatcccccaggagaggagtccagaggtcaccgcaagcaatccagggattgacttccacagcccccgcaccctttgcagtagaggaggaccggaagcgtgCGCCGTTAACCCTTCCagtaactgagtgaagattaatttaacggtggttaaagaggattggtaagtatagctttcagaaatttttgggcttataaaagtttgatgaaaagtgaaattaagggatatattctttagagagtttgtgtgtgtcagaggtaataagcaagccagagatagttaattctagtgtgtctttcccacccactcaacccttgatttttaggcacgagacactttttcattaaaaatcaatcagggtcttatctaaatcatactattgtaccagcccttattgaaagtttaatcaccACCTTGTAGGAcactgattaattagtaaattcatctgtaaatttaaactacactcattccaactcccttagtatcctaaacttaactaggaactcaataaaactaagatgaaggcagcagtccagcagcacgaagggggctttccagtcttttgcattgagtgtcacatgtatgattttttacctgccggtgagagattgtatgtgtgcactcggtgcaaagagctcctggctctcagggaatgagtgcgatctctggaggctagagtagcagacttggaggagctgagggagacagagaggtacatggatgagaccttcagggacatagtagccaagtcccaaatctagtctggcagccccagtgctgccttggatcagaaaggtcgcccagtaggagaacatcaccctggtgtagcaggaagtgatcctgtagcaaggacctgctctccaggtgatgtattgtcctctcgcactgaggacaactctcccagagctactgcccaagagggaaggctTAGGCtggccattatagttggtgattcgattattagaaatctagatagcagggtggctggtagatgtgaggaccgcctggtaacttgcctgcctggtgcgaaggtggcagacctcacgcgtcacctagataggaatatagatagtgctggggaggagccgccggctgtcgtggtacatgtgggcaccaacgacataggaaaatgtgggagcgaggttctggaagccaaatttaggattttaggtaggaagctgaaatccagaacctccagggtggcattctctgaaatgcttcctgttccatgtgcaggtccccagaggcaggcagagtttcaatgcgtggatgagacgatggtgcagggaagagggattcagctttgtaaggaactggggaaacttttgggggaaaggagagacttttccgaaaggatgggctccaccttaaccagagtggaaccaagctgttggcactaactttcaaaaaggagatagagcagcttttaaactagaaaaacggggaaagccaacagtcactcagcagtgcatggttcagagaaatgtatccttgaaggatactaaagaactagTTAGAGGAGTTCCAAAGTTAGGCACCCCTTCTGACACATCTTTATCCAGACccacatcaggctgggaagaaccgggcTTAATAAAATCAGACAAAGGCAATTTCACCTGAGCTTCCAAGCAGTGCTGGCACAGGTTAGAGGgaacgccaggctgagatgcctgaatatgacaagcagcccAAAGTAAAGGTGCTTAGGTTTGTTTGCTATAGGCGCCATCAGTATGTCAGTATGCTCTAACAGGCGACTGAAAAGTGTGTGTCCAGCTGTATTCgcactgcaaaaaaaaaggtgttcaAAATTtaggaagccaaaatttaggcatgAAACCCTGTGCCTCAATGAGcgcccaaaaaaaaacaaaacaaagcaccCTCAAAGTTGCTCAGATTGTGCATGCAGGTAAGCACGTGCTTCAAATAAATGACACTATCAACTGGACACCCAACTGGCTGCACAGCCTGGCACACGCATACTCCACTTCGTCAGATGTGGACACTGTCCTCGAAAGCTTATGCTTAAATAAATTGGTTAGTCGATAAGGTGCTGcccaactcctgtcattttttttctctgccacaGGTATCTGTAGAGCTCTTCACATACCtagtagcactacagaaatgttaagtagtaagaGTGACCAAAACGTTAAGTCTTTGAGAGCAACATCAAGCAACCTAAATAAACAGGTTTTTAACTATAAGAAACGTGGGATTAACCCCTCCACCATTAGTTTCTGTGTTTGACCTTCAGGTGTTATAAATTGAGGGGAGGGGGCGCAAATCTTCAGGTGAGTACCAATATGACCTTGTCTGAGAAGAGGGGTGGGCTTCCCTCATGGTCCTGCCCAAACTACACCTATACATTTACTTCCTTTATTATACAATCATATTGCTATATGAGGATCTCATGCCAGATGGAGAAATCTGGAGGGTTGAGATTTCAGTTTAGTGAGTAAAGGAATCATAATACCATCCATGCTGGAAACCCTCTCTTACCTGAAGCAACTGAAAGGGTGGATTACCCGAACATCATCCTGGGCAGGGTCACCTCTTCTCTCAATCTCGGCCAAATGGAAGGCGAACTTTTTCATAGGCAGCATAAGACTGCGCCGAACCAAGCCGCGGCAGTACGTGGCGGCCGGCGAAACCCGCTCCCTCAAGCAAGGGGGCAGCCACGATTTCTTGGGTGGCACGTCAGCCCCGCTCCCCGGCTCCAGCACAGCCACCCCGGAGAAGCCAAGGGGCGAGAAGGCTCTCCTCAGAGGCCTGGATTGCACGATCTGGAAGAAGTTCTTGAGAGGCGACGGGGCTCTCTCCTCGGGGACGACGGGTTTCTTCTCCGGCGCTGGGGCGGCAGCCGGGGCCTCCACCACACTCTGGCAGTCATTGGACCAATCAGTCAGCGAGCGGAGCCTGTCGCTCACCAGCTCTTCGGAAAGGTTAGCGATTGGATCCCAGGAGGGCTCTTGCGTCACCGTGGGATCCGACCCATCCTGGGACGAGGAGGCGAGGGTCTTGTCCCGATTATCGACCCACGCCACCACTTTGGCGGTTCGCGGCCCGACGTAGTCCGACTTCCCCAGCCCCTCCTCGTCCTCCTTCCGTTTCACTTGCGAAGGTAGCAAGGGCTGCGAAATGACCGTCGCCAGTAACACCTTCTGCACAGGGACGGGTTCCGAACAGCTTTTTCTCAACCGATGGTTTATGTCCGTGGGCTGTTTCCCCGTCATTCTCTCtattttcctcctcccccccaaacatGAGCGATACTGAAGAAACAGCGCGCGCCTTCCCTCGCGGAAATCGTTGCTTCGGAATTGACGCCTCGAGCCCAGCAATGTTCTCACACTCGGCGCAGCGTCACTTCCGACCTCGTGATGTCACCGTCACCTTCTGCGTATTCTCTTCTCTTATAAACTGGAAATTGTCTAGATGCAGAACTCTGGCATGTTACTACAATAGGCAGCATCGTGACAAGTATGGGGCGcggtttattatatattttttttaattcatacgaaacataaaaacatgtaaGGCATGATAACGCACCTCTAACCCGAAGAGGCAAAGGTGCTCCCTCCTCGGCACCCATTTTAAAATAGACCCGAGCTAGAGGAGGAAGGAGCACTGAATTCATCTTGCCCCGAACCCTACTGCTTTTTCTATCTCTAACTTTAACCCGTGTGCCACACTGTCGCTCCTTTTACCAAAGGATCTTGTGTGCGCGTGGCGCTGCACAATCACAAAACTGGCGCTGGAGCTCCAGACAACCAATGGGAGTCGATGAAAGTGACGTAAAATGTGAGACGTAGGTACCGGAACGTCATCAGAAAGCGTCCAGGAAGCGAAAAGGTCGAATGTGAGGCGTGTTAGAGGTTAGTGAGTACTGGGTGGCTGTCATCctattttccattatttttttccccctagaTGCAGGATTACTTTCTTCCTCTGGTCCTTGGTTGGTAGGAGCTATTATCTCCAcccccttctctccttcttcccggCAAGTTACGTAACAGCTCCAGAAAATGTGGGCTGGAGGACCCGTATGTATTCGGTTTCTCCTTTCCCTTGAGAGCCACGGCTGCTGTATCGGGAGATCTGAGAGCTTAATCGTTAACTATGTACGAGTGTTCTTCGTGCTGTTgcggttgttttggtttttttttttgtttgttttaaaggaGTAGCATCTGagtccgtaaaaaaaaaaaaaagtgttgcttcTAGCCGTGGCTTGCGCTGCTTGGAGTAATTTATTTAATTCAGTATATTTAGTTTGCATTTCTGTAATGGAACAGAAGAATTTCAGATTTTCATGACAGGACTCATATAAATAAGATGAGCAGAAATTTCTAAGGATTTGTTTTCCCTGATAAACTAATTGGAAACGGTGTGCTTTGAGTGCCGCATGTTCCAAGTGGGCCAAATTCAAGCTAGATATagataaatatctttttttggcAGTGTGCCATATTTTTTGACTAATGTTTTTACCGGCACCATGTTGTATATGACTAGAAGGAATATTCACCTTTTTATGTGCCGAGAGAGAGCCTCCGAATACTGCAGCTTCTCAGAGCCCCAGAGACAGGCCATCGTCCCTCACGACGTCTTTTCTGAGATTAGATTatttttatggatttattttattttttcactgccCTCCTAATAATCTAACTTTTGTTTAATTGCCATGGCGctcattttcttttcattctgttttaaaaatctactttaAATAATGttgattttgctttttctttaatttttccaaATTCTTGCCACATGAGTCCTAATGACCAGACAAAGAGGAATAAAAAGGAGGCTCCTAGAACCCTGCATAACCATTTGGAAGGCACTGAGCTGGATTAATAATGctctaaaagtaaataaatactcACAAGCAGCATGTAAGAAAGTTTCTGGAAAGTGGAGGACTGAAGCTTTCACAACTCTTTTGGATGTATCCTAACAAGATATTATGATATGtaaaatgcatgtatatgtgcatactgTCTATGCTAAGCAGAAATGTATGCATGGAGACAGTGTTTTGAGGGCATTCAAGGGTATGATTTgaaagtacatgcacattttatgtattttataaacatagtatgtgcatgttatcaaatctgtgcatgcttttacacctgctaatgaggtcacagatattaaatgtgatttttctttttgtctaaaTTTTATTGGGTCCTGGTTCAGGAGCAAATGTGGGAAGTTGTGGGTGAACAGGTGACGTTCTGAGTCAAGTAGTGCTTGCAAGAACacacaaatattttcataaatgagATATATAATCGGCcagcttttataaaatatttgcctcCTTGAATAAACAGAGTGTTATGAAGTGCACGTCACAGTTCTTTAAAAATGTAAAgtgtgtgtacttttataaaataggatatGGATCCTATTAAAGGATCCATAATAAATTATGGATCCATAATAAATTAtggatcctttaaaaaaaaaaaaaaaggatgttctGAAGTATGTGTGGGTATTTTTGGGGCAGTGATACATGGTATTTATAAACAATGCGGTTCTTGCTGCACAGTTTATGAAATACGGGTGTAACTTTAggcacacatgtatatgtgctgAGTTATGAACACTATGGAAAATTACCCTCACTATATCAAGCATGTGACATTGGTGTTTGAAATTAATGCAACCCCAAATTAAACTAATACTCCTATTGTAGGTAGCAATATAGAAAGGAGTAGCATGAAGAAAATTCTAAACTGTGGTTCTTGctaccacacttttttttttttaattggctttcTTTCCACAAGAAAAGAAAACTTataataacttttttgttttgtgttcttGCCACACAAAACTTTCAAGATACATCAGGGAGAACTCTGACAGGATTGGCCTCTGGGGATCCATGCACATGCACAGACCGTATACAATTGCATTCAGAAAACTGGACTTTCTTTAGATGTGGGTGATACTTCTTGTTTACAGCTGGGCTTATCTCCCCAGACCAGTTTTGGGTTGCCTAGCACATTGtatggtttatttgttttttattaggggtttttatattttttatattcttccttCTGCAGTTTGAGACATGTGActgtaatgatttttttttttgttatacccTTTTCTATCATCTTGACAAGTATAAACCCAAAGCAGAGTAGATCAcagataaaaatataatataaatacaaaatagtCCCTAATGTTTCCTGTTCTTTGTCATGCTATTGCACACTTGAACATCCAGGGTAACACTGTGCAGGGATTATCCATcaacattttataaattgtgttcCTTCA is a window of Rhinatrema bivittatum chromosome 15, aRhiBiv1.1, whole genome shotgun sequence DNA encoding:
- the LOC115076737 gene encoding potassium/sodium hyperpolarization-activated cyclic nucleotide-gated channel 1-like isoform X5 produces the protein MTGKQPTDINHRLRKSCSEPVPVQKVLLATVISQPLLPSQVKRKEDEEGLGKSDYVGPRTAKVVAWVDNRDKTLASSSQDGSDPTVTQEPSWDPIANLSEELVSDRLRSLTDWSNDCQSVVEAPAAAPAPEKKPVVPEERAPSPLKNFFQIVQSRPLRRAFSPLGFSGVAVLEPGSGADVPPKKSWLPPCLRERVSPAATYCRGLVRRSLMLPMKKFAFHLAEIERRGDPAQDDVRVIHPFSCFRLYYVIFMIIVTILSLFITPVTMAFQDESNHFNAWIAINTLTDVFFLIDIFVNFKLGMFSEDQQIFVMDPVKIKRRYLKTWFLPDLLSSVPLDIFWLLRLSAPHSDLTHRISKFTRLASVFRLLRIPKLARYFQEWEQLGTINVNYSELFYRIVCLFGITILMSHWNGCIQFFLASLQDFPENSWVAKGNLINQSLLEQYSVGVFRALSQMVGVGYGSSDPPKGGAGPSVYQPEIAVLRKGFRVATVKALTLCSLYSLSAETFQEVFQAYPEMGEKVVNVAQKYLEQLQDYEETEQKETSA
- the LOC115076737 gene encoding potassium/sodium hyperpolarization-activated cyclic nucleotide-gated channel 4-like isoform X4, translating into MTGKQPTDINHRLRKSCSEPVPVQKVLLATVISQPLLPSQVKRKEDEEGLGKSDYVGPRTAKVVAWVDNRDKTLASSSQDGSDPTVTQEPSWDPIANLSEELVSDRLRSLTDWSNDCQSVVEAPAAAPAPEKKPVVPEERAPSPLKNFFQIVQSRPLRRAFSPLGFSGVAVLEPGSGADVPPKKSWLPPCLRERVSPAATYCRGLVRRSLMLPMKKFAFHLAEIERRGDPAQDDVRVIHPFSCFRLYYVIFMIIVTILSLFITPVTMAFQDESNHFNAWIAINTLTDVFFLIDIFVNFKLGMFSEDQQIFVMDPVKIKRRYLKTWFLPDLLSSVPLDIFWLLRLSAPHSDLTHRISKFTRLASVFRLLRIPKLARYFQEWEQLGTINVNYSELFYRIVCLFGITILMSHWNGCIQFFLASLQDFPENSWVAKGNLINQSLLEQYSVGVFRALSQMVGVGYGSSDPPKDLLEMWILIICIFSGSLVYVMILANVSAMVTNAEQATKKFREKIDHLTEYMAYRKLPPHLCKRIFDYYETRYQGKWFDEKEILNEISEPLKEEVQGHLCTNLRLLC